From one Paenibacillus terrae HPL-003 genomic stretch:
- a CDS encoding glycosyltransferase family 2 protein produces MVDTGIVMPLYKQDFGYLQAAISSVLAQSYGAFRFIIVIDGAPEMVGPALYAVGGDPRVQLITLPENKGVSHALNRGFDELLKDPAITYITWVSSDNVYNSSFIERLRQELMQGPDSLGLVFSTFRQIDGSGSPLYDEQHQQALIRYQSQPHEELLNASIVGVSFMYKSQYARQIGGYRLQPVEDYDYWLRLTETCSMKFIPEVLMDYRVNSAFSVSASLHSQKEHRRWRHAFQVAKHEARARRGIPLEMTILMPVTDMTQAEPLLDQLLEQHYSNCLVRLLDLTPEQGASSFLPMMLDPRLIITPRPHYSVEEALVQAIGETVTHFVVCYGVKPYIAVTDLLYLTDLLRSLRDTHAFSYYTDDHSTIGSGREVIAVPPEWNYVYYTHRLHQALEQGRF; encoded by the coding sequence ATGGTAGATACAGGTATTGTGATGCCGCTGTACAAACAGGATTTCGGTTATCTACAAGCCGCGATTTCGTCCGTACTGGCTCAGAGCTACGGAGCGTTCCGTTTCATCATCGTTATTGACGGAGCACCGGAAATGGTGGGACCGGCGCTCTATGCAGTAGGGGGGGACCCGCGCGTTCAGTTGATTACACTTCCCGAGAACAAAGGAGTATCCCATGCCCTCAATAGGGGGTTCGATGAGTTGTTGAAAGATCCTGCGATCACATATATAACCTGGGTATCCAGTGACAATGTTTATAATTCATCCTTTATTGAACGATTGAGACAGGAGCTGATGCAGGGGCCGGATTCGCTCGGCCTTGTGTTCTCCACTTTCCGCCAGATTGATGGTTCAGGAAGCCCGTTGTATGACGAGCAACATCAACAAGCGCTGATCCGGTATCAGAGCCAGCCGCATGAGGAATTGCTCAATGCCAGCATCGTCGGGGTTTCATTTATGTACAAAAGCCAATATGCCCGTCAGATCGGCGGCTATCGGTTGCAACCCGTGGAGGATTATGACTACTGGCTGCGACTGACCGAGACGTGCAGTATGAAATTCATCCCGGAGGTCCTTATGGATTACCGGGTGAATTCTGCTTTTAGTGTATCGGCCAGCTTGCACAGCCAGAAGGAGCATCGACGCTGGCGGCACGCATTTCAGGTTGCCAAGCATGAGGCGAGAGCGCGCCGGGGTATCCCGCTTGAAATGACCATTTTGATGCCCGTCACGGATATGACTCAGGCTGAGCCGTTGCTGGATCAATTGCTGGAGCAGCATTACAGCAATTGCTTGGTGCGGTTGCTGGATCTTACGCCTGAACAGGGCGCCTCTTCCTTCCTGCCGATGATGCTCGATCCTCGGCTAATCATAACGCCGAGACCACATTATTCCGTCGAGGAAGCATTGGTTCAGGCGATTGGGGAAACGGTGACTCACTTTGTTGTATGCTACGGTGTCAAACCTTATATCGCCGTGACAGATCTGCTGTACCTGACCGATTTACTGCGTTCCCTGCGGGATACCCATGCCTTTTCCTATTACACAGATGATCATTCCACCATAGGCAGCGGACGGGAAGTCATCGCTGTACCGCCGGAATGGAATTACGTTTATTACACCCATAGGCTGCATCAGGCGCTGGAACAGGGTCGCTTTTAA